In Rhodamnia argentea isolate NSW1041297 chromosome 5, ASM2092103v1, whole genome shotgun sequence, the DNA window TGCCTCAGACGGTCTTCATTCGCTTTATCTATCGGCGTTTCTCGGAATTTGTTACACCATATATCGACTTCATCCGCAGACGATGTAGATAACCTTAGGCATTTATTAATGGCGACATAGGGAACTAAGAGGGGAAATACTGAGTAAATGAAGCGATCTCAAGCCATCTCTGACACAATTTGCTAAAATCACCCGAAAAACACATAGTGCTGCATCGTCTCGTTGACTCCATCAGATATCCTGCATATTCCGTCGACAATCACGTATACCAGAAGAACAAGTGCAAATGACCTGGCAAGGAGAACTGGATCAATGGTGGACTTGTTTCGGCAGCAACAGCTGGTTGATGCAGTCCATCTAGTCGGTGAAATGGAATCGTTCCAGGTTTCCCAAGGGGATACGTCGTTCGATTCAGTTTCCCCatcgtttttcttctttggtggCTGAATCATGGGAGTTTCCTTCTCTTTGAACTCTGCAGCCTGTGCCTACAGTACAAATACAGAAAGGTTTACTCTTTGTTCTGTTCCTCATGAAATCctgggaaaaagtaaaaaattatggaCAAGGTCTTCACCTCCATGCTTAATCTGTCTAGATGACACAGGACTCAAAAGTGACAATTAGGACAGTGTTCTACTTTGAAGCTTCTTAATTTTGACAGTGGACTTAGTGTAATTTGTGTCAGTTTACTAACCTTTGCTTTTGCTGGTGCTCCCTCAGAAGATGTGCACTCTGTTATGATCTTTTCCGTGTCGTGAGGATGGTTGAATTTCTGTTCGAAGAATCGTTTTTCTTCCTCTAATGGAACAACTCCCTCAAGAGTGTCACAGACTGGTCGCCGGTTCTTCTTAACCCAACGATTGTCGCAGCTAGTTTCTCCAAATTGGACATGCTGAAACCAAAGTATGCAAAGACAACTGATAAATGCACAGCTTATTATGAGCCCTGCATAAATTGTATGAAACTTTCTGCTAGGAGACTCAATATCTCTGGACTTCTTGCACTACAAAAAGTTTATTATGCATGAGTTCGACAATCGAAACATATATGTGATCAATACTACCTGAACGACTCCTATGTCTGCTTCAGTTTCACTAAAAAGATCATAAAAATTGTAAAGCTCGCTGTTAGGGAATGTAGCATGATTGAGAGGGGACATCCAGGGCTCGATCCTACTCCATTCGTTGGTAGCAGTAATGCCACTTCCAGATGACATTTCTGTACTAGAGGAACTCCCCTTCATGATTAGCTCATTCAGTTGGTTCTGCCTCGCTTGGACATGATGCTGTTATTCAAGAACACATGTAAATCCTAAGTGAAATTCCTCATT includes these proteins:
- the LOC115746581 gene encoding uncharacterized protein LOC115746581 isoform X3, with amino-acid sequence MEARISPVNRPPAERVVEEIAQVLQQAIAGYRFHPTEEELINYLKSKMTGCRETFCIIPTLENIYEINPWDLPAKFNEKSIIRSKDPEWWFICPQTQNQRITRKTPCGFSWNITGKPKDIKARNDGEKIGSKKTLVFIDGRRSKGTRSNWVMHEFHPHPDDMGFVLCYLKMKQEEKADIQEPYIQQKVDLVHSLEEKVDEMSGTSNFVGEQADKICDIMDFDNPEEQLPFEEHHVQARQNQLNELIMKGSSSSTEMSSGSGITATNEWSRIEPWMSPLNHATFPNSELYNFYDLFSETEADIGVVQHVQFGETSCDNRWVKKNRRPVCDTLEGVVPLEEEKRFFEQKFNHPHDTEKIITECTSSEGAPAKAKAAEFKEKETPMIQPPKKKNDGETESNDVSPWETWNDSISPTRWTASTSCCCRNKSTIDPVLLARSFALVLLVYVIVDGICRISDGVNETMQHYVFFG
- the LOC115746581 gene encoding uncharacterized protein LOC115746581 isoform X1: MEARISPVNRPPAERVVEEIAQVLQQAIAGYRFHPTEEELINYLKSKMTGCRETFCIIPTLENIYEINPWDLPAKFNEKSIIRSKDPEWWFICPQTQNQRITRKTPCGFSWNITGKPKDIKARNDGEKIGSKKTLVFIDGRRSKGTRSNWVMHEFHPHPDDMGFVLCYLKMKQEEKADIQEPYIQQKVDLVHSLEEKVDEMSGTSNFVGEQADKICDIMDFDNPEEQLPFEEHHVQARQNQLNELIMKGSSSSTEMSSGSGITATNEWSRIEPWMSPLNHATFPNSELYNFYDLFSETEADIGVVQHVQFGETSCDNRWVKKNRRPVCDTLEGVVPLEEEKRFFEQKFNHPHDTEKIITECTSSEGAPAKAKAQAAEFKEKETPMIQPPKKKNDGETESNDVSPWETWNDSISPTRWTASTSCCCRNKSTIDPVLLARSFALVLLVYVIVDGICRISDGVNETMQHYVFFG
- the LOC115746581 gene encoding uncharacterized protein LOC115746581 isoform X2, whose translation is MEARISPVNRPPAERVVEEIAQVLQQAIAGYRFHPTEEELINYLKSKMTGCRETFCIIPTLENIYEINPWDLPAKFNEKSIIRSKDPEWWFICPQTQNQRITRKTPCGFSWNITGKPKDIKARNDGEKIGSKKTLVFIDGRRSKGTRSNWVMHEFHPHPDDMGFVLCYLKMKQEEKADIQEPYIQKVDLVHSLEEKVDEMSGTSNFVGEQADKICDIMDFDNPEEQLPFEEHHVQARQNQLNELIMKGSSSSTEMSSGSGITATNEWSRIEPWMSPLNHATFPNSELYNFYDLFSETEADIGVVQHVQFGETSCDNRWVKKNRRPVCDTLEGVVPLEEEKRFFEQKFNHPHDTEKIITECTSSEGAPAKAKAQAAEFKEKETPMIQPPKKKNDGETESNDVSPWETWNDSISPTRWTASTSCCCRNKSTIDPVLLARSFALVLLVYVIVDGICRISDGVNETMQHYVFFG